In Helianthus annuus cultivar XRQ/B chromosome 3, HanXRQr2.0-SUNRISE, whole genome shotgun sequence, a single window of DNA contains:
- the LOC110931851 gene encoding uncharacterized protein LOC110931851, whose translation MRDYFSENPLYNDAQFRHLFRMSRGFSGIQKCIAAIRQLPYDTARDAWDEYLRISARSCLDYLENFCEGVNFLYGRRYLRMPTATDFPFLYEAHQRIHGFLGMLGSLDCTH comes from the exons ATGCGCGATTATTTTAGTGAAAATCCGTTGTACAACGATGCACAATTTAGGCATCTGTTTCGTATGAGCCGTGGTTTCTCTGGAATTCAAAAGTGTATTGCCGCAATTCGACAACTTCCGTACGACACAGCGAGGGATGCGTGGGACGAATATTTAAGAATATCGGCCAGAAGTTGTCTTGACTATCTTGAAAATTTCTGTGAag GTGTTAACTTTCTTTACGGGAGGCGATATTTGAGGATGCCAACCGCTACCGACTTTCCATTTTTATACGAGGCCCATCAGCGGATACACGGGTTTCTCGGGATGTTGGGTAGTCTTGATTGCACGCACTAG
- the LOC110931850 gene encoding protein ALP1-like, with amino-acid sequence MAGMNNDIIVLQSSGLFDDVIDGVAPNTSFYANDVEDKYGYYLVNDIYPEWATLVKTLSCPDDEKRLYYKKKQDSSRKYVERAFGVLKKRWSIIAQPSRILEKNKMRNVKYMCIILHNMISEDSGRAFCGESYDEGNQPTNPLLTYAQKEVI; translated from the coding sequence ATGGCCGGTATGAACAATGACATCATTGTTTTACAATCTTCGGGTCTTTTCGACGATGTCATAGATGGTGTTGCACCAAATACTTCATTTTATGCAAACGACGTGGAGGACAAGTATGGTTACTATCTTGTCAACGATATTTATCCGGAGTGGGCAACGTTGGTGAAAACTCTTTCGTGTCCAGATGACGAGAAAAGATTGTATTACAAGAAGAAACAAGATTCGTCAAGAAAATATGTCGAGCGGGCTTTCGGTGTATTAAAAAAGAGATGGTCTATCATTGCCCAGCCGTCGAGGATACTAGAAAAGAATAAAATGAGAAACGTCAAGTATATGTGCATCATCTTGCATAACATGATATCGGAGGACTCAGGCAGAGCGTTTTGTGGTGAAAGTTATGATGAAGGTAACCAACCGACAAACCCACTACTCACATATGCTCAAAAAGAAGTTATCTAG